The Acidobacteriaceae bacterium genome includes a region encoding these proteins:
- a CDS encoding peptide-N4-asparagine amidase, producing the protein MNVSPAALRVSRRLSAALGVGLLGFMMVPNTQGQVVIVPATPVVGSSNPATAEPPVSRPSTQPCVVTLFSNEEFGDYSAHAMSYAPPASCPGPWAKVVLTMDFTVTAGRQYDRTAALYLGNANIYYGTTAEPRATLSPSWHIERDVTDLTPVFKSPESGQAVIYNIVNSTYTGIIYATAKLYFYPANFLNPPAVVPQVVVPVSGANNAVALNTATDKVTATFTAPRNTIKAYLDVISQSQGGDEFWYQCVPNNVAGPLESCGNTAFRETEITIDGKAAGVAPVYPWIFTGGIDPYLWEPITGVQTLNFKPYRVDLTPFAGVLSDGNPHTIAISVYNDNNYFWETSNLLLYTDPFRAETSGALLENTLSPAPTPVISENLSTNGSGDTVGTVAVDSVRNFTLRGYVNTSLGRVETTVNENVHFNSTQTFDVAAAGIPELQDGVQTSTVSQKTTEQDGILRKETDLNVSFPLTVNYDLFANSDGTYSQVVSVDQAYKVQDQTSLNGFPTGSSSTQEEVKSSDTSFINSSFTAITGHTGAQSSASYIFTDSRGDCYSRQLTSANNVLTSVTDGKGCPANIW; encoded by the coding sequence ATGAATGTTTCCCCCGCCGCTTTGCGCGTTTCGCGCCGGTTGAGTGCAGCCCTGGGAGTCGGGCTGCTCGGCTTCATGATGGTTCCAAACACTCAGGGTCAGGTCGTCATCGTTCCGGCCACTCCCGTAGTCGGCTCTTCGAATCCTGCAACGGCGGAGCCGCCCGTCTCGCGGCCGTCGACACAGCCCTGCGTCGTGACGCTGTTCAGCAATGAGGAGTTCGGCGATTACAGCGCGCACGCGATGAGCTATGCTCCGCCGGCATCGTGCCCGGGCCCGTGGGCGAAGGTCGTCCTCACAATGGACTTCACGGTGACCGCCGGCCGGCAGTACGACCGCACAGCGGCCCTGTACCTGGGCAACGCGAATATCTACTACGGCACCACGGCAGAGCCCCGAGCCACGCTAAGCCCGTCATGGCATATCGAGCGCGACGTAACTGACCTCACGCCGGTTTTCAAGAGCCCAGAGAGCGGCCAGGCCGTTATCTACAACATCGTGAACTCGACGTACACGGGAATCATCTACGCGACGGCGAAGCTGTACTTCTATCCCGCGAACTTCCTCAATCCGCCGGCAGTTGTTCCGCAGGTTGTGGTGCCGGTGAGCGGAGCGAACAATGCCGTTGCGCTGAATACGGCAACCGACAAGGTGACTGCGACGTTCACCGCGCCCCGCAATACGATCAAGGCGTACCTGGACGTCATCTCGCAGAGCCAGGGCGGCGACGAGTTCTGGTATCAGTGCGTGCCGAACAATGTGGCTGGGCCGCTCGAAAGCTGCGGCAACACGGCGTTTCGCGAAACCGAGATAACAATCGACGGCAAGGCGGCAGGTGTCGCGCCAGTCTACCCGTGGATCTTCACCGGCGGCATCGACCCGTACCTGTGGGAACCGATTACCGGGGTGCAGACGCTGAACTTCAAGCCGTATCGGGTGGACCTGACGCCGTTCGCCGGCGTGTTGAGCGATGGAAACCCGCATACGATCGCGATCAGCGTGTACAACGACAACAACTACTTCTGGGAGACCTCCAATCTGCTGCTTTACACGGATCCGTTCCGGGCAGAGACGAGTGGCGCGCTCCTGGAGAACACCTTGAGCCCGGCGCCCACGCCGGTGATCTCGGAGAACCTTTCGACGAATGGATCCGGCGATACCGTCGGCACTGTTGCGGTGGACTCCGTCCGCAACTTCACGCTGCGCGGCTACGTGAACACCTCGCTCGGTCGCGTTGAAACCACCGTCAACGAGAACGTTCACTTCAACAGCACACAGACGTTCGATGTTGCGGCCGCCGGCATCCCGGAATTGCAGGATGGTGTGCAGACCAGCACGGTCAGCCAGAAGACGACGGAGCAGGACGGCATTCTTCGCAAAGAGACAGACCTGAACGTCTCCTTCCCGCTCACGGTCAACTACGATTTGTTCGCCAACTCCGATGGAACTTACTCGCAGGTCGTGAGCGTCGATCAAGCCTACAAGGTGCAGGATCAAACATCGTTGAACGGCTTCCCGACCGGCTCCAGCAGCACCCAGGAGGAGGTGAAGTCTAGCGACACGTCCTTCATCAACTCCAGCTTCACGGCAATCACCGGCCACACCGGAGCGCAGAGTTCGGCGAGCTACATCTTCACCGACTCCAGGGGCGACTGCTACAGCCGGCAGCTCACCTCAGCCAATAACGTGCTGACCAGCGTTACCGACGGAAAGGGCTGTCCGGCAAACATCTGGTAA
- a CDS encoding ABC transporter ATP-binding protein, with the protein MIPMLSPAASQTSNLVASLDAVTKRYHNGVLALDNLSLSLRAGEILALLGPNGAGKSTAVRLLMGLSAPTSGQVTIFGRDPRLAANRLRTGVMLQVGRAPENLKVREHIEIFRGYYSQPMSRTDLIRAAGLEGIENRLFGQLSGGQKQRVLFALALAGDPDLIFLDEPTVGLDIEARRLMWAQIRELAQRGKTILLTTHYLEEADALSNRIAVIARGRLVCEGTPAEVKAMGASRVLASEPETTGAVQRPTPAATVRIIRCVTTLTPENLLRIPGVSHVETIAESTVITSSVPEATLREMLALDAQLHSLDVQSPALEDAFLALTSLN; encoded by the coding sequence ATGATTCCCATGCTTTCGCCAGCAGCATCCCAGACGAGCAATCTCGTAGCTTCGCTCGATGCCGTAACCAAGCGATACCACAACGGTGTGCTCGCACTCGATAACCTGTCGCTCTCATTGCGCGCCGGAGAAATCCTCGCTCTCCTCGGGCCCAATGGAGCCGGCAAATCGACGGCCGTTCGTTTGCTGATGGGTCTGAGTGCGCCGACCAGCGGTCAAGTGACTATTTTCGGCCGTGACCCTCGCCTTGCTGCGAATCGCCTTCGCACCGGGGTCATGTTGCAGGTCGGCCGAGCCCCTGAAAACCTGAAGGTGCGCGAGCACATCGAGATCTTCCGCGGGTACTATTCGCAGCCCATGTCGCGCACCGACCTCATCCGCGCCGCCGGCCTGGAGGGCATTGAGAATCGTCTCTTCGGCCAACTCTCTGGTGGCCAGAAGCAGCGTGTGCTGTTTGCCCTCGCGCTAGCCGGCGACCCAGACCTCATCTTCCTCGACGAGCCCACCGTTGGTCTCGACATTGAAGCGCGTCGATTGATGTGGGCGCAGATTCGTGAACTCGCCCAGCGCGGCAAGACCATCCTGCTCACAACCCACTACCTCGAAGAGGCCGACGCACTTTCAAACCGAATTGCCGTCATCGCCAGGGGTCGGCTCGTCTGCGAAGGCACACCCGCTGAAGTCAAAGCCATGGGCGCGTCCAGGGTGCTCGCCTCCGAACCCGAAACCACCGGCGCTGTGCAGAGGCCCACGCCGGCAGCCACTGTCCGCATCATTCGCTGTGTCACAACGCTCACGCCTGAAAATCTGCTTCGCATCCCCGGCGTCTCGCACGTCGAGACCATTGCAGAAAGCACTGTCATCACCAGTTCGGTGCCTGAAGCCACGCTGCGCGAGATGCTCGCGCTGGACGCACAGCTGCATTCGCTCGATGTGCAGAGTCCCGCACTCGAAGACGCATTCCTGGCGCTCACATCACTGAACTGA
- a CDS encoding ABC transporter permease — MLTASLAISSADATSTNGVGRTSRILLTEIRYELVRALRTRAFSLSAIGFPLMFYCLFGILLNRGQSLDGVIVAKYMLGGYAVFGSLGAAIFGVGVGVALDIHAGWLELKRASPMPPLAYVVSKCAMATVFSIIIVCLLSALGIAFGHVHLSAAEFARMLALAAFGAVPFCAIGLAMAFLVPPNAAGGIANLIYLPMSFFGGLWIPISTLPHVVQRVAPSLPTFHLAQLMYACFGATPEGSIMGHVFSLVGFTLLMLGIAWIAFSRQEQNS, encoded by the coding sequence ATGCTCACCGCCTCACTCGCCATTTCGTCTGCCGATGCGACATCAACAAACGGCGTTGGCCGCACTTCGCGCATACTGCTTACTGAAATCCGCTACGAGCTTGTTCGCGCGCTTCGCACTCGCGCGTTCTCTCTTTCGGCGATAGGCTTCCCGCTCATGTTCTATTGCCTCTTCGGGATTCTGCTGAATCGCGGTCAGAGTCTCGATGGGGTTATCGTCGCGAAATACATGCTCGGCGGCTATGCAGTGTTCGGGTCATTGGGCGCGGCGATCTTCGGCGTCGGAGTTGGCGTAGCGCTAGACATCCATGCAGGATGGCTGGAACTCAAGCGGGCCAGCCCCATGCCTCCGCTCGCCTACGTTGTCTCGAAATGCGCAATGGCCACCGTGTTCAGCATCATCATTGTCTGCCTGCTCAGCGCTCTCGGCATTGCCTTCGGGCACGTCCATCTCTCCGCTGCGGAGTTTGCTCGCATGCTCGCGCTCGCAGCCTTTGGGGCTGTGCCCTTCTGCGCGATCGGCCTCGCGATGGCTTTTCTTGTTCCGCCCAACGCCGCGGGCGGCATCGCCAACCTCATCTATCTGCCGATGAGCTTTTTCGGCGGCCTCTGGATTCCGATCAGCACGCTTCCCCATGTTGTTCAACGCGTCGCTCCGTCGCTGCCCACCTTCCACCTCGCGCAACTGATGTATGCCTGCTTCGGCGCCACGCCGGAGGGTTCCATTATGGGCCACGTCTTCAGCCTGGTCGGCTTTACGCTGCTTATGCTTGGAATCGCCTGGATCGCGTTCAGTCGGCAGGAACAAAATTCATGA
- a CDS encoding DeoR/GlpR family DNA-binding transcription regulator has protein sequence MAQKTEKRAKEILHLLLHQGKTSVEQLAEHFRTSSTSVRRDLARLEEQGLVHRTRGGAMLAGQTYEPFRFDATFTEREKRFQREKQLIASRAATLIADGETIGVTAGTTTTQVARALRGREAVRVLTNAVNIGLELSASEGPQTTLTGGCMMWPGAFSLTGPTALEAIEGFVLDRILLGVTGIDIEHGATMIELEEAAVSRAMVRKAREVVVVADSSKVGMTSRSIICGIQKINVLVTDSGIPEGAKAEFERHGVRVLIADL, from the coding sequence ATGGCTCAGAAGACCGAGAAGCGCGCGAAGGAGATCCTCCACCTTCTTCTCCATCAAGGCAAGACATCCGTTGAACAGCTCGCCGAGCACTTCCGCACGTCATCGACGAGTGTTCGCCGAGACCTTGCACGGCTGGAGGAGCAAGGCCTCGTGCATCGCACACGCGGCGGCGCCATGCTCGCCGGTCAAACATACGAGCCGTTCCGTTTCGATGCAACCTTCACCGAACGTGAGAAGCGGTTTCAGCGAGAGAAACAACTCATTGCGTCCAGGGCCGCCACTTTGATAGCCGACGGCGAAACCATAGGAGTGACCGCCGGCACAACGACCACACAGGTCGCTCGCGCCCTGCGCGGCCGTGAAGCCGTACGCGTTCTTACCAACGCTGTGAACATCGGCCTTGAACTCAGCGCCTCCGAAGGTCCCCAGACCACGCTGACCGGCGGTTGCATGATGTGGCCTGGCGCGTTCTCGCTCACTGGGCCCACAGCGCTCGAAGCCATTGAAGGATTCGTCCTCGACCGCATACTTCTCGGTGTAACCGGCATCGACATAGAGCACGGCGCCACCATGATCGAGCTTGAAGAAGCTGCCGTCTCCCGTGCGATGGTGCGCAAGGCGCGGGAAGTAGTCGTCGTCGCCGACTCCAGCAAGGTCGGTATGACCAGCCGCTCGATCATCTGCGGCATTCAGAAGATCAACGTACTCGTTACCGACAGCGGCATCCCGGAAGGCGCCAAAGCAGAATTCGAGCGTCATGGGGTGCGGGTCCTCATCGCGGATTTATAG
- a CDS encoding copper homeostasis protein CutC — MAVIEIAVDSTESALAAEQGGAQRIELCSALREGGVTSSLGLVRTVRSACTIALFTIIRPRGGDFLYTADEFRAMQEDIRIMGQEGVDGVVFGLLTPDGHVDKDRTRALVELARPMEVTFHRALDMTSDPERALEDVITCGVQRVLTSGGASTAWAGRKRLQAMIQQAATRTTIVVGGGVRPAQISRLMASTGATEFHSSMRRMMPSPMRYQAKKLNLGEPGVDEFSRNMVLAEEVRELLTATRSQDTKNEASR; from the coding sequence ATGGCTGTCATTGAAATCGCGGTCGACTCAACCGAATCGGCTCTTGCCGCCGAGCAGGGTGGTGCGCAGCGCATCGAGCTCTGCAGCGCCCTGCGCGAAGGCGGTGTGACCTCCAGTCTCGGGCTCGTACGTACCGTTCGATCTGCCTGCACCATCGCTCTGTTCACAATCATTCGCCCGCGCGGCGGGGACTTTCTCTACACAGCCGACGAGTTCCGCGCCATGCAGGAGGACATCCGCATCATGGGCCAGGAAGGAGTGGACGGTGTCGTCTTCGGTCTTCTCACGCCGGACGGCCACGTCGACAAAGACCGCACGCGTGCCCTCGTTGAACTCGCTCGCCCGATGGAAGTGACCTTTCATCGCGCCCTCGACATGACATCCGATCCCGAGCGCGCTCTTGAAGACGTGATCACTTGTGGCGTTCAGCGAGTACTTACGTCAGGAGGCGCCTCGACGGCGTGGGCAGGCCGCAAACGCCTGCAGGCAATGATTCAGCAGGCGGCGACTCGGACGACGATTGTGGTGGGCGGCGGCGTCCGTCCTGCACAGATTTCGCGCCTGATGGCCAGCACCGGCGCCACCGAATTTCACTCATCCATGCGCCGAATGATGCCAAGCCCCATGCGTTATCAGGCGAAGAAACTGAATCTTGGCGAGCCCGGTGTCGATGAGTTCAGCAGAAACATGGTGCTTGCCGAGGAGGTACGCGAGCTTCTTACTGCAACACGATCGCAGGATACGAAGAATGAAGCTAGCCGGTAA
- a CDS encoding alpha-L-fucosidase, whose protein sequence is MLTLLTVATQAAPGQQNFADVKPAPQQSAWQDREFGVILHFGTNTFLDREWGDGTADPRVFNPTEFNPDQWMEAIKDAGASYVVMVAKHHDGFALWPTDQTTYSVKASPWRDGKGDVVGDVARAARRAGLGFGIYLSPWDRHEPRYKNAAAYDDYYCAEMTELVTRYGELVEWWLDGAGSAGHLYNFDKYIETLRTYQPNTIVFADTGLFEYGDARWGGDESGKIDYENWNVIDRHGHLRWRPIEVDTPLRRLHWFWHPHDESSLKTVPELIESYENSVGRGGQWMLGVSPDNRGLLPDADVRRLHELGAAIQAKYGTQANLATHAIGADANAMRAFDNDRDTFWSAPEGSHAATVELRLPRPVTVDRTLTMEWLVEGQQVQRYRIEAMVKSQWKTLAEAQAIGHKKIDIFPPVTASRFRLNILTSSGVARIREFQVFATQTVAGKDSH, encoded by the coding sequence ATGCTGACCCTCCTGACCGTCGCGACTCAAGCGGCTCCTGGACAGCAAAATTTCGCGGACGTGAAGCCCGCTCCCCAACAGAGTGCCTGGCAGGATCGCGAGTTTGGCGTCATTCTCCATTTCGGCACCAACACTTTTCTAGATCGCGAGTGGGGCGATGGCACTGCAGACCCCAGGGTCTTCAACCCAACTGAGTTCAACCCGGATCAATGGATGGAAGCCATCAAAGACGCCGGCGCAAGCTACGTGGTCATGGTTGCGAAGCACCATGACGGTTTTGCGCTCTGGCCCACCGACCAGACCACATACAGCGTGAAGGCAAGCCCGTGGCGCGACGGTAAAGGCGATGTCGTCGGTGACGTCGCGAGAGCCGCTCGCCGCGCGGGTCTCGGCTTCGGAATTTATCTTTCGCCATGGGATCGGCACGAGCCTCGTTACAAGAACGCTGCCGCCTACGATGACTATTACTGTGCAGAGATGACCGAGCTGGTCACACGTTACGGCGAACTCGTGGAATGGTGGCTCGATGGCGCCGGCAGCGCTGGCCACCTCTACAACTTCGACAAATACATCGAGACATTACGCACCTACCAGCCCAACACCATCGTCTTCGCCGACACTGGACTATTCGAGTACGGTGACGCGCGCTGGGGAGGCGATGAGTCCGGGAAAATCGACTACGAGAACTGGAATGTCATCGATCGCCACGGACATCTACGTTGGCGGCCTATCGAAGTGGATACCCCGTTGCGCAGGCTGCACTGGTTCTGGCATCCGCACGACGAATCCTCGCTGAAAACCGTTCCAGAACTCATAGAAAGCTACGAAAACTCCGTCGGCCGTGGAGGCCAGTGGATGCTCGGCGTCTCGCCTGACAACCGCGGCCTCCTGCCCGACGCCGATGTGCGACGCCTGCACGAACTCGGCGCCGCCATCCAGGCGAAATATGGCACCCAGGCGAACCTCGCAACACACGCGATTGGCGCGGATGCGAATGCGATGCGGGCCTTCGATAACGATCGTGATACGTTTTGGAGCGCGCCCGAAGGCTCGCACGCAGCCACGGTGGAACTGCGGCTACCCCGGCCCGTCACTGTCGACCGCACGCTCACGATGGAGTGGCTCGTCGAAGGCCAGCAGGTGCAACGCTATCGCATCGAAGCCATGGTTAAGAGCCAATGGAAAACGCTTGCCGAAGCCCAGGCAATAGGGCACAAGAAGATCGACATTTTCCCGCCTGTAACGGCGAGCCGTTTCCGCTTAAACATCCTGACCAGCTCCGGCGTCGCCCGCATTCGCGAGTTTCAGGTGTTTGCCACGCAGACAGTCGCCGGCAAGGATTCCCATTAG
- a CDS encoding BadF/BadG/BcrA/BcrD ATPase family protein — MSLFLAIDAGGTKADYMLADETRVLATVRSGSIKRMRVSAEVANENLMRALAELESQSGRSLSDVEVTCIGTAGETVPLVTDWLRQELGASVGGRLLLLGDVEIALDAAFPDSYGVLILAGTGSNVRGRAPNGSMTGAGGHGPMLADQGSGHRIGQRALREIFRAIDEERDTSLLPGVLAHWGLKDVDDLVAYANTCDLTEFAALTPLVQDSAQAGDAVATDLLVQEGQELADLALLAHRKLERIEGESIPPRFAFAGSVLLHVTVLRDVVIASLRTQFPTAEIQTTPSAPIEGALFRARHAGGRTRGE; from the coding sequence GTGAGTTTGTTTCTCGCAATCGATGCCGGAGGCACAAAGGCGGATTACATGCTCGCCGACGAGACGCGTGTGCTGGCGACAGTGCGAAGCGGAAGCATCAAGCGAATGCGTGTGTCTGCCGAGGTCGCTAATGAAAACCTGATGAGGGCTCTCGCGGAGCTCGAATCACAGTCGGGCCGATCGCTTTCAGATGTCGAGGTCACATGCATCGGAACCGCGGGGGAGACCGTGCCCCTGGTCACGGATTGGCTGAGGCAGGAGCTGGGGGCTAGTGTTGGCGGCCGGCTGTTGCTTCTCGGCGACGTGGAGATTGCGCTGGATGCAGCCTTTCCAGATTCGTACGGCGTCCTGATTCTTGCGGGGACCGGATCGAACGTGAGAGGCCGTGCACCGAACGGATCCATGACAGGTGCTGGAGGCCACGGGCCGATGCTGGCCGACCAGGGTTCGGGCCATCGCATCGGGCAACGGGCGCTGCGTGAGATCTTTCGCGCGATAGACGAAGAACGCGATACCTCGCTGCTGCCGGGAGTGCTCGCGCACTGGGGGTTGAAGGATGTTGACGATCTGGTAGCTTATGCGAACACTTGCGACCTCACGGAGTTCGCGGCTTTGACGCCGCTCGTTCAGGACAGCGCGCAGGCAGGCGATGCCGTTGCGACCGATTTGCTTGTGCAGGAAGGACAAGAGCTGGCAGACCTGGCGCTGCTCGCCCATCGCAAGCTGGAGCGGATCGAGGGCGAATCGATTCCGCCACGGTTTGCGTTTGCAGGCAGCGTACTTTTGCACGTGACCGTACTTCGCGATGTAGTGATCGCTTCGTTGAGAACGCAGTTTCCTACTGCTGAAATTCAGACGACACCGTCTGCACCGATTGAAGGAGCCTTGTTCCGAGCGCGGCACGCCGGCGGGAGGACTCGCGGTGAATAA
- a CDS encoding carboxypeptidase-like regulatory domain-containing protein: MIKRLRMQMFVGLIACTFCALRANAQTVTGGVTGTVTDPSGAAVRGAGVTAHDLDTNVSTPTTTNADGVFHIEHLPIGRYEVIVNANGFSRETLPSFSLEALQTVTFNAKLAVEGSTTSVEVSSAAPILDTQDYTISSTFTANTIANFPLNGLDFSALTLYTPGAVSTYGNTATNVIERDTYYSDSVNVNGNRAQANNYTLEGIDMNETFNNEIAYSPAPAALDEIQVVTANSPADLGNVNGAGVVSVLRSGTNHLHGSLYGYLQDYRLNANSWQNKNQSPVVPKNPFSQDQFGATLGGPIVRNKLFFFVDYLGSRYHVGGIGYESVLTAAMRNGDFSALLPQGCDSAGYTVISGVATCNSTGSPDSYQLYDTLNNNKPFVGNVGIPITNPVAKFLFANSSLYPLPNATPTDGIVNDNYQGSQRSYKANNQGDIKLEYDKSDKDKLTGFYSMSTAYDGTSPLLAISFSGPNLYPTKLGGLTWVHTFSPAFVNSLRVGFTRVVWAQNFSVDSTGQFGLGGDAKVGISFPNQSVPGYTYQSIGGGIFAGGNPVYGGGLIDNTYQYMDSASWQHGRHYFSFGISALRYQNNYPTANNNGYLGNLNYNGQYTSDAAIGSGGYGGADFLLGRITSAAATLASVNVGQRQWRTGFYATDDFKVTPSLTVHYGFRYELDEPWIEENNKTGNVNLTTGQIIYASRIPAGAPPNSGLCSNRGCYDWSFHQFMPRVGFAWQVDPRFVVRGGYSGSSFFEGNSSNQRLTSITPFIQAIQTPSLSVAAGNVPTPYTTQSAFDVSAQPGGTYNTYPQNMQPAYVQNYNFTLEYALTHLMSLQVGYVGETGQHIEDYGNVNQWKIPGDPTSAPFYNSPYIGCNSPQATQVCSNGLLITESRAMMNYNGLQTVLRQRLSDTGLEYTVNYTYSKSMTNAVGNYGLNTGGFNADPGFQNYYNSHADYGVAGSDVKHNLNGTATYALPLGHGRKYMNNANRIVDEVLGGWKASAGFMFYSGFPQTIGAGNSNVNSYGQTRAEQYRPLHIVNRSRNAWFGTDPSAQPCTTAGVDNGVCAFGVPAQNTFGNSVNGVVRGPGFRDVDLSGFKDFRIVREQFLGFRVDAFNAFNIVSFGNPDLSMSPQFGWLAQENQIRSVERHLQFSADYRF; the protein is encoded by the coding sequence GTGATCAAAAGACTTCGCATGCAAATGTTCGTTGGGCTTATCGCTTGCACGTTCTGCGCACTCCGCGCAAACGCGCAAACCGTGACCGGCGGCGTCACTGGAACCGTCACCGATCCGAGCGGCGCAGCTGTTCGAGGCGCGGGCGTCACTGCCCACGATCTGGACACTAACGTGTCCACGCCGACGACCACGAACGCCGACGGTGTTTTTCACATTGAGCATCTGCCGATCGGCAGGTACGAAGTCATTGTGAATGCGAACGGGTTCAGTAGGGAGACGCTGCCATCGTTCAGCCTTGAAGCCCTGCAAACGGTGACTTTCAACGCGAAGCTAGCGGTTGAAGGATCGACCACTTCCGTTGAGGTCTCCTCCGCCGCACCGATTTTGGACACGCAGGATTACACCATCAGCAGCACGTTTACAGCGAACACCATCGCGAACTTCCCGCTGAATGGTTTGGACTTCAGCGCGCTCACACTCTATACGCCGGGTGCGGTCAGCACCTATGGCAACACTGCCACGAACGTCATCGAGCGCGACACCTATTACAGCGACTCGGTAAACGTGAACGGCAACCGCGCACAGGCGAATAACTACACGCTCGAAGGCATCGACATGAACGAGACCTTCAACAACGAGATCGCCTACAGCCCGGCGCCGGCTGCACTCGATGAAATTCAGGTCGTTACAGCGAACTCACCGGCCGACCTGGGCAATGTGAACGGCGCGGGAGTGGTGAGCGTGCTCCGGAGTGGCACCAATCACCTCCATGGATCCCTTTATGGTTACCTGCAGGATTATCGTCTGAATGCGAATTCCTGGCAGAACAAGAACCAATCACCTGTGGTCCCGAAGAACCCGTTTTCGCAGGATCAGTTCGGCGCCACTCTTGGCGGTCCGATTGTGCGGAACAAGCTCTTTTTCTTCGTCGACTACCTGGGCTCGCGGTATCACGTCGGCGGTATCGGCTACGAGAGCGTGCTTACAGCAGCGATGAGAAACGGCGATTTCTCTGCGTTGCTTCCCCAGGGTTGTGACAGCGCCGGATATACGGTGATCTCCGGCGTGGCTACCTGCAACTCGACCGGCTCGCCCGACAGCTATCAGCTGTACGACACCCTGAACAACAACAAGCCGTTTGTTGGCAACGTCGGTATTCCGATCACCAACCCCGTGGCGAAGTTCCTCTTCGCCAATTCCTCCTTGTATCCGCTGCCAAACGCGACGCCGACGGATGGCATTGTGAACGACAACTACCAGGGAAGCCAGCGTAGCTACAAAGCCAACAACCAGGGCGACATCAAGCTCGAATACGACAAGAGCGATAAGGACAAGCTGACCGGTTTCTATTCCATGTCCACGGCCTATGACGGGACCAGCCCTCTTCTGGCCATCAGCTTTTCCGGGCCGAACCTCTATCCCACGAAACTGGGCGGCCTGACCTGGGTGCATACCTTCTCGCCTGCGTTTGTGAACTCGCTGCGAGTCGGCTTCACACGTGTGGTGTGGGCGCAAAACTTCTCCGTAGATTCGACCGGGCAGTTCGGCCTGGGCGGCGATGCAAAGGTCGGCATCAGCTTCCCTAACCAGAGCGTCCCGGGTTACACCTACCAAAGCATAGGCGGAGGCATCTTCGCGGGTGGCAACCCGGTGTATGGCGGCGGGTTGATCGACAACACCTACCAGTACATGGATTCGGCTAGCTGGCAGCACGGCCGCCACTACTTCAGCTTCGGCATCTCGGCGCTTCGCTATCAGAACAACTATCCGACGGCCAACAACAACGGTTATCTTGGCAATCTGAACTACAACGGTCAATATACGAGCGACGCGGCGATCGGCAGCGGCGGGTACGGAGGGGCAGACTTTCTGCTTGGCCGTATCACCTCGGCAGCGGCTACCCTGGCAAGCGTAAACGTCGGGCAACGGCAGTGGCGCACGGGCTTCTATGCAACCGACGACTTTAAAGTCACCCCAAGCCTGACCGTCCACTATGGCTTCCGGTACGAACTTGATGAGCCTTGGATCGAGGAAAACAACAAGACCGGCAACGTGAATCTCACCACTGGGCAGATCATCTATGCCAGCCGCATCCCCGCTGGTGCGCCGCCGAATTCGGGACTGTGCTCGAACCGCGGCTGTTATGACTGGAGTTTCCACCAGTTCATGCCGCGCGTTGGCTTTGCATGGCAGGTCGATCCGCGTTTCGTCGTCCGCGGCGGCTACAGCGGTTCCAGCTTCTTTGAAGGCAACTCCAGCAATCAGCGGCTGACATCGATCACGCCGTTTATCCAGGCGATTCAAACGCCAAGCCTGTCGGTAGCTGCCGGCAATGTTCCTACGCCCTACACCACGCAGAGTGCGTTCGATGTCTCAGCGCAGCCCGGCGGAACCTACAACACCTATCCCCAGAACATGCAGCCCGCGTACGTGCAGAATTACAACTTCACGCTCGAATATGCGTTAACCCATCTGATGAGCCTGCAGGTCGGATATGTAGGCGAGACTGGGCAGCACATTGAAGACTACGGCAATGTAAACCAGTGGAAGATCCCGGGTGATCCTACCTCGGCGCCCTTCTACAACAGTCCGTACATCGGCTGCAATTCACCGCAGGCCACGCAGGTCTGTTCGAATGGCCTGCTCATCACTGAATCCCGCGCGATGATGAATTACAACGGTCTTCAGACTGTGCTGCGGCAGCGCTTGTCAGACACTGGCCTTGAGTACACGGTGAACTATACCTATTCGAAGTCGATGACGAATGCCGTGGGCAATTACGGGCTGAATACCGGCGGTTTCAATGCAGATCCGGGGTTCCAGAACTACTACAACAGCCATGCGGATTATGGCGTAGCCGGATCTGACGTCAAGCACAACCTCAACGGAACGGCGACCTATGCTCTTCCTCTGGGTCACGGACGCAAGTACATGAACAATGCGAACCGGATCGTCGACGAGGTGCTTGGCGGCTGGAAGGCTAGCGCAGGATTTATGTTCTACAGCGGTTTCCCGCAAACAATTGGTGCCGGTAACAGCAACGTGAACAGCTACGGGCAGACCCGGGCTGAACAGTACCGTCCTCTGCACATAGTCAACCGTTCCCGCAACGCCTGGTTCGGTACCGATCCCTCGGCTCAGCCCTGCACCACGGCAGGGGTCGACAACGGCGTTTGCGCCTTCGGTGTCCCTGCACAAAATACCTTCGGCAACTCGGTCAATGGCGTAGTGCGCGGCCCCGGCTTCCGCGATGTGGACCTGTCCGGATTCAAGGACTTCCGTATAGTTCGCGAACAGTTTCTCGGCTTCCGCGTCGATGCCTTCAACGCGTTCAACATCGTCAGCTTCGGCAATCCCGATCTCAGTATGTCGCCGCAGTTCGGGTGGCTCGCACAGGAAAACCAAATCCGTTCTGTTGAGCGTCATTTACAGTTCTCAGCCGACTACCGCTTCTAG